The DNA sequence catatgtttaaaattgttttgtttaaaaaaaatacaCTTTCTTTATTCATCTTTGCTTTCTTTGTTACGTATTCAGAATCTCTGAATTACATTATACTTGCGAGAGGACTCTGGTATTGTAAGTTCAGTTGGTATTTTCCCAGGTATACCATTAAGtgttttctttcattttttttatatgcATGAGAAGTTAATAACTAATATTTAAAGCAAATATTTTAGCAAACATGTATAATTAAGTATTATGTATCATTTGTTTAATTTGCATCCATTCATATCTAGCATATATGTTTTTACAAAAATTGGTATTACTACTTCTTGGGGATACGACAGTTATTTCAACACTAGAAGGTTTTGACAGCGAGCAACATATGCAAAGAATTAATGAATTTCCATGAATTTCCAGTTCTATGTCTTACTAATTTAAGATCCCTTTTTGTAAACCTTCAATGTTCCATAATATAGATCGACACCTTAAATATTATATACTATAGATTGAGCTGcatcttatattattttaaaatcaagTCGGTGTTTCCCGTCATCTTGATTTTCTTGAAGATACTCTTAGACATGGTAATCAACATtgtatttattatttaaaatagtttagtacatataaaataataaatttgttaaaataatttattaataatttcatTACTAAATGTTCAAAATCCATAATTTTAAAATGGATGTAACAATATTTCATTGCAAATAATGAATAACGATTTAGTTGAATAAAACTACTCATAATATAAGTTCAACGATAGGACTCGGTCGATAACTTAATTACAGCTTTGTTATAGATCGTAAAGAGTACATATCTCGATAATAGTCTTCTCAAattatatgatttttttaaaaaataaaaaaatatattagttATAAAAGAATGTcttatattaaattaatatttttcatgAGCGAATCACGGGTTATATTGTTAGTTATtattgatgacattatatttttaagattataatatttttaaaatatatttttaccaATATAAATTgctaatattaattattattaaaactAACTAACACGATTAAAATATGAACATATTTGctattcaaaaatattatatatgaatattttaatattaaaaatatatttaaaaagtCCGTACATCGCACGCGGATTTAATGAGGAATCTTAAAATTGCTACAGTATTACTTAATTTCACTTCCAGGACATTATTACCTAAAATTATTAAAGTATAAATGAACCATGTAAAATGCAGAAATTTACAATTTATTTACGCAAATAATTGGAAAAGAATATAGTTATAGTagttgtgtatatatataaaacctaattctGTGCCAAGCAAAAAATCCTTCAGCCGTCTCTATTCTTAACCCCTAGACTCTCTCCTCTTCTCTGTCCCTCTCCTTACTTTCAACTCATCCTCATGTTCTTTTCCTTCACAATTCTACTTTGATCTTTACTTACTTTGTTTTCAGGTACTTCTTGATTTTTTACTATGTATTTATATATGATTCttgatttttattttttcaaatttgGTTTTTTGGAACATGGGTCTGTTAAATTTGGTGATTTATGATTTGGGTATGTTTTATTTGATTGGGGTTTAGAGAGGGGGGTTTGTATTGGTGTTGAAATTGATGATATGTGTGTGTTTGTATCTAAAGTTTTGATTTTTATGTGACCCATTGGTGAGATTGAAGTGAAGAGCTCTCTTTTATTCATATACGTGTGCAAGTTATGATATTTGTGTGAGCCATTGGTATAATTGAAGTGAAGAactccttttattttatgtaTGTATACAAAGTAATGAGTTTTTATGTGAAAGATTGGTAAGGTAGAGATAATTACACTCTTTTAATGTATTAAGTGTACAAAGGTATGATTTTTATGTGTTTATTTGGGAAGTTAAAAGTAAAGAACTATCTTTTAATGTATGTATGAATGAGTATGTATGTAGAATTTGATTTGTATTGGTAATATAAAAATAAAGATACTTTCTTTTAATCGAAGAATTACATTTTTTTGCTTGTATTGGCTTCCCACTGATAGAAAGGGTGGGGTTTTGGGTTTAGTGGGGAGTAGGGAACTATATGATATATGTATGTTTATAGATAAAGTAATGATTTTTATTGTGACTGGTATGATATAAATTATGTTTATattttatgaatatatatatatgtatgtatctATAATAATGAATTTAGTAAAATAATTGGTTGATAGAAAAAAGGCGCCAATTTTTTTTTGATTCGgagttttaaattttttttttgtatttcCTGCATATGAAGGGGTCGAGATGGCTGGCAAATCAAATAGAGGAAGAAATAAAAAAGGGTCCCACCATCCTGTAGAAGCTGTTGTTTCTGCAGATGTTACTGGGAACGATAAGTCCACAGAACCTGTTATTTCAGCAGATCCTATTGGGAATGATAAGTCATCTACGGAATCATCAAAAGCTGCTGAGAATGGCGAGGTGACTGTGAGTGAGGTGAATACAACTGAGCATGAGGTCAAGGAGTCAAATACTCAAAATGCAGAAAACCAGGAAAAGCAAGGTAAAGTTACTTCCTTTGTTAGTTCGCATGCGCTTGTACATTGTTAACTCATTTAAGATGTATATTTTATTGCGTGTCGGCATAAAGGTTGAAACGGTAGCTTATGATACAATTTTATATTCTACCAGTTTTGGGGATTTTATTTTAAACATATGGTAACGCTAAAAGATAAAATTCTTTACGGATGTATTTTGTAACATGACCTGTTGACGTTACTTAATGTAGTTGGTGACAAAATCAGCCTATATTCTGCTCCTTATATATCTCTCCATCAGTAGTCTATCTGTCTCTTGGCTTTTATTATCATTGAAGTAAAAAATTTACTCGGATTCatctgaaatgaatttgttgtgGTTACTCAGTCTAGAATTACAATATTATACATAACTTAAAAGCTGTTATAGGCAAgagttaattttttttaattttttcctTGTGCAGGTGAGAGTCAATTATATACTGTCCCAGTGAAGACACAAGGCAAAGACAAGAAGCTTGACCTCCAAGTATGTGACATTACCTTTCTGTTTAATTGCTTCGGAACTGGGAACTATATATCTCCCGCTTAAACTTGTTATGTTACTGATACAGTCTCTTGGTTTTTTTGTTGTGATGCTGCAATTTTTTTTAGTAATAAAGTTATTATCATTATTAATCAAGTTTGCACTTTCTTGAAGGGCTTAGACTGCAGTGTGTAATCTTTCTCTGTCTTATGCATTTGTAATGATTTGAGCTTTCAGTTAAGCCCTGGTGATTCTGTTATGGATGTAAGACTGTTTCTCCTCGATGCTCCGGAGACCTGTTTTGTCACATGTTACGACTTGTTGTTTCATGCTAAGGATGGTACAGTTCATCATCTGGAAGATTACCATGAAATATCTGAAGTTGCAGATGTTACTTCTGGTGGATGTTCCTTGGAGATGGTTGCTGGTATGTAAATGAACGTTTTTATTATGAATTAATTAACATAAATATGGGCATAAGGCTTTCACGGAACTAAGCAAGCATTTAGAACATTTGATCAAGTACTTTTACCAAAAAAGGTATTCAAGTTGTGGGTGAAGTAGGAATTTTATCAAGGTGAAATTTATGGCTCCAGTCAGCAGTCTCGAGATTAGCATGTTTATCTGGTTGGCCATCATTTTTTGTCACCCCTCTGCAGTAGCTTCAGAACATTTTCTTACCATGCATGAATGTGATTATACATCACTTGATGTTTCAATATCACAACTCATCTATATCAGATACAAGTGTTTACATGCTACTAATTATTCTGAAGTGACGTTGAGAATAATTAAATGAATGAGCATTCTAAATAGGGTAGGGTATTGAGGAAAATATTACTAAAACACTTCTATTTGAGTGTGATTCATAACAATTTTGTTTTGTACATGTAAATATGGTTTATACAAAATAACTATGTTGCATTAACATCTTTAAATATGATTTTATTAAAGGTAGTATACTAGAAAGAAGTAATCGCGAATAATGTAAACTGTAGCAAGCGTGGCTTGACCATGAAAACATTCACCCAGATTACTCGTGTTTGTTTGCATGACATATTTGGCAGTCATTTTTAGTCCATATCGTGATTATGCCGCTATATTGATTTCGAACTTAATTAAACTTTTGCAGCACTGTACGATGATAGATCTATTAGGGCTCACGTTCACCGTACCAGGGAACTTCTTTCTCTCTCTACTCTGCACTCCTCTTTATCAACTTCACTTGCTTTACAACATGAAGCGGGGAAAAATTCATCTGCAAGTGCTGGAGGTTTGTAATTTTTTCTTGGATGTATTAAAATATTAGATGTTTCTTCAAGGGACCTTATAAATTAGCCTTTGATACAGAATCCAACAAAACAGAAGTATCAGAACTCGAGAGTTTGGGTTTTATGGAGGATGTATCTGATTCACTTGCCAACTTGTTGTCGACTCCTTCCAAAGAGATCAAATGTGTGGAAAGTATTGTGTTCTCTTCATTAAATCCTCCTCCAAGCTACCGAAGGTTCGTTTTATATAATCAAATTTTGTTTATGCGATTTTTGTATTTTTATCAAATTTGTTACTACTGTCTGCTCCTATAAAAAGTCCTATGGAATTGcaacttattttattatttcagGCTTGTTGGGGATTTGATTTACCTGGATGTGGAGACGCTGGAAGGGAATAAATACTGCATTACAGGGAACACAAAAACATTTTATGTGAATTCTAGTTCAGGGGATAGGCTTGATCCCAAACCTACTAAAAATGCTGCTGAATCAACTACACTTGTTGAACTGTTACAAAAAATTAGCTCCAAGTTTAAGACAGGTATCATTATGTCTGTATAGAGAACTCTTAGTTATAATGAGCAGTCTTTGTATATTTTCTGCTCATAATATTTCTTTCAAAATTGCAGGTTTTGATGAAATACTGAAGAGAAAGGGCTCTGCCCATCCATTTGAAAATGTCCAATCACTGTTACCTCCTAATTCCTGGCTAGGATTGTACCCTGTTCCTGGTAAGGCGACATGATGGAACCTATCTTATATTCTTATGCATCATTTTGATGGATTCTACTTTGCTTAAAAGTAGCATAACCATGGCAATGGAAtatcattatgaatttttaacaGCTATTTGTCGAACCAAGCTTATCTAATTTTACGTGGTTGATGCTTTGCTAACAATTGTCTTTTCCTCTTTCGTGGTGCAatttttgatttttgtagatcACAAGCGTGATGCGGCCAGAGCAGAGAATGCGCTTACACTTTCGTTTGGAAGCGAGTTGATTGGAATGCAACGAGACTGGAACGAAGAATTGCAGTCTTGTTGGGAGTTTCCCCATGGAACTCCTCAGGAGAGGTAATCTAAAAGCATCCTGCAGTTTCATGTTTATTCATTTATTTAGATGTAGAAAATTTCATGACGGTCAGGAGTATTTTACAGGATTCTGAGGGACAGGGCTCTATACAAAGTAACTTCAGACTTTGTTGATGCTGCTACAAGTGGTGCTATTGGGGTCATCAGCAGATGCATTCCACCTATAAATCCTACAGATCCGGAGTGCTTTCACATGTTCGTCCACTGTACTTGACTATTTATTCTATCTTACCAACCCCACCGTCCAAGAGGTTGTGAAAGCCGAAGCTTTGATAAGCCTTGAGGTCTTTGGTTTTTGTTAAATTGTACCTGTACTGTTCAGTTTCCGAGGGATATGTATCTGCAATTTGTTGGATTTTTTTTACATTATTACGACTGCAGGGCAGGATTCAATTGATAGCCTTTGTATACAGATTAACAATTCCCTGTCATGCCTTTGATACTAATATTATATACCAAATAGAAGTAAAAACATCCATTGTTAGTGTATCATAGTGATTCAGCCATCCCAGTTATTATTCGGTGCTTATAAGTTACTTCTTTTATTAAACTCAGATAGATTACATATGTTAATTAGAAGCTTGTGGTCAGTATATATACCTGTTGATTCTCATTAATAGGTGCTACATATGTTCTATCTTTATTTAGGTACGTTCACAACAATATATTCTTCAGTTTCGCTGTTGATGCGGACCTAGAGCATCTTCCCCGAAAACAATCTTTGGAAAGTAATTTTAAGAGTGAGAAAATAAATCCATCACCGACGTTGTATGAGACGGTTGATAAAATATCAGATGGAGCTATTACAGTTAATGGAGGGGATAATATTATTTCAGAGTTACCTGTTGATGCGTCTGCTGAGGCACAGTTGGCTGAGAGTGAGCAAGCGACTTATGCATCAGCAAATAATGATCTGAAGGGCACCAAGTCATATCAAGAAGCTGATGTTCCCGGTCTTTACAATCTTGCAATGGCCATTATCGATTATAGAGGTCACAGAGTTGTAGCACAGGTCTGTAGTTATTCTGGGTCACTTGTTCTGAATATTATTTGTGCACGTGAACAGCCTTTGTTGTTATCCATTAGTAGTTGACTGACTACCTTAGTTTATCAGAGGCTGTCAATTATTTTTTCACTTTAAATTCTAGTGGTTTATATTTTGTAAAGTTGTTTATCTAATCTCTGTCCATGTTTctaattttcttttcttctcacTTCTAGAGTGTACTACCTGGCATCCTTCAAGGTGATAAGTCAGAATCCCTATTGTATGGTTCTGTTGACAATGGAAAGAAAATTTGCTGGAATGAGGAATTTCATTCCAAGGTGAGAAGGAGACGAATGTTGACATTATGCTTTTTGATAAATTTATCGTAGTGTGACACACACGGCTCGTACCGCACTGATAGTATGAAAGTCAAATTCTTTGAATATCAATAATAACAATCATCAAAgctatttagcaaaaaaaaaaaaaaatcatcaAAGCTGATTGAAACTTCTACTATTATTTGAGATTTTCATCGCAAAAACTATAATGCAAGTTGGCATAACTTAGGTTCTTGAGGCTTCAAAACGCCTTCACATTAAGGAGCATAAGGTGCTTGATGGTTCTGGAGCTGTTTTCAGTTTAGCTGCTCCTGTCGAATGCAAAGGCATTGTTGGTAGCGACGACAGGTGAATGCAATCTCTGAATTTATTCTTGTGTATCTGCAATGTTTTTCCTCtgtaattatattttaatattaaattatgaGTGTTTTTTGAAAACTTACCTGTTATTTCTGTGTTATTGTTTCATGAGAAACACTAATATGTCTTTCCTGAATTGGGCTAGTTAGATCTGAATAGTATCCACGACATTAGTAGTTTGATATCAAATGATTAATTCTAAAGAAGTTGCAGGACTGCTTGACATGCAACCTTTTATACAAAGCAGTTACAGATAGCTTTTTTGAATATAACTTTCTATGCTTTATTACCAAATATTTAATCCATTTGatatttcaggcattatctatTGGACCTGATGAGAGTCACTCCTCGTGATGCAAATTATACGGGACCCGGTTCTAGATTTTGTATTCTGAGACCTGAATTGATTGCTGCCTATTGCCAAGTAATTTTTTATACTATTCTTCTTGTAACTCCCCAACAcacattttaaaatttaaaacctGACCTTTGGCAATTCTAATTCTCATTTTTTATTTCATTCAACTTCTGGTTTTTCTATTCTGGCCCTATTTTTATGTAACTCTGATATGTAGGCTAAAGAAATAGAGCAATCAAAGTCAAAGGCGAAACTGGAGGATTCCTCCTCAGTTTCCGAGTCTCCTGAAGTCAAAGATGGTGAAGCACAGGTAAAAGCGAAAGAGGATGCTGTGGTGGCAGATATTAAGACGCAGGTGACCAACTTTGACAGCAATTGTTTTGAACAAGTTTTCTTTTGGTCCTTTATAGTCATATGTGCCATCTGCTTATAGAAATTGATTTCGTAGTATGTTAATATTCTGTTACTGCTCTCCACAGAATATGCCTGAAGGCGAAAAGGCAGCTGCTGAGGAATGTGGCTCTGGACATGATGCTGGAACAGCAAAAATGTGCGAGGATATTCTTTTTAATCCTAATGTTTTTACTGATTTTAAGTTAGCTGGTAGCCATGAGGTAAGTtatatattaatttgatttttaaTGTATTCAGTGATCTGTGTGTATTATCCTCATGCTATTACTATGTTCATTATTTGTAAAATACTAGGAAATTAAGGCAGATGAAGAAAATGTGAGGAAAGTTGGTTTGTACCTTAGAGATGTGGTGCTTCCAAAATTCAATAAAGATCTGTGCTCACTTGAAGTTTCACCAATGGATGGTCAGACATTAACTGATGCACTACATGCTCATGGAATTAATGTTCGCTACATTGGAAAAGTTAGTTGAAATTTCTCCATTCTTATTGGTTTAATGTTCAGACTTCATATTATACCTGTTCACTATTTAGACGAGTAGAGATGTTTAAGTACTTGAATTGCGTAATACCATGGGAATTACATCAAAGCTGTACAAAAATATTCTTTGATGTTTATCAAGGGTTTTTGTACTTCAGGTTGCGGACGGGGCTAAACATTTGCCTCACTTGTGGGATCTTTGCTTGAACGAGATTGTAGTGAGGTCTGCCAAGCACATATTTAAGGTAATACGAGCTCTCTAGGACAGCATTTAATTTACTAATATTagcaaaaaaataaataatacaCTATTGTGATTTATTTTCTTAGAGTCACGAAGGTAGTTTTTATTATCAAGTTTTTTATATGGATATTGCGAATCACAGTATGAGAATGAAAGCCTTAGGTTATTGCTTATTGTGCTCATGATTCTTATTGATTATTGTATGCTTCTTAAATTATTTGATGCAAAACATACAATCCGCATTTGACGTGCCTTAAAAATCGTATTAGTTCCGATGCTATCGGTCTAGGAATTTTTTTATTACTAGATTAAATTGTACTCGGTGAATTCAACATGATTTCTACTTAGGATTTTTTGAGGAACTCGGAAGATCATGAACTTGGGCCTGCAATGTCGCGCTTTCTCAATTGTCTCTTTGGAAATTGTCAAGCTATCTCTGGAAAAGGTGTCACCAGTAGTTCTAAAGTACGGACACCAAATAAGGTAAACCAGTCTCAATTAATTGGTACCTGTGTTTACTTCTAATTATCTGAAGTCATTAATTGTAATTTGTTATGTTAACAGCACAGACTCACTTAAAGAAAGCTTTGTACTAGGTGCAAATAGAATTTTCTTGTACTTGTAAATGAATCAATTTATGCTGGATATTattaatcatagtataaactatgcAGGATCATACGGTTCATCAGGCTTCAGGGAAATCTATTAGGGGACATGGAAGGTTGAAACAAGGAGTTTCTGTAGAAAGAAAACCAATGCAATACACTGGCTTTACCTCTGATAGCTTGTGGTCTGACATTATAGAATTTGCTAAAGTCAAATACCAGGTACCGTTAAAAGGGTAAATTAGATGCAGCTTAGTCTTATTTGTTCATGCATAAGTTGTTAAATTCTATCTTCTCTGCAGTTTGACTTGCCTGAGGATGCAAGATCACGTGTAAAGAAAATTTCTGTTATACGAAACTTTTGCCAGAAGGTAACTTATTCTTTAAGTGCATTTGTGATATCATATGTTAGAAACTATAATTCATTGTCGGTTAGAGAGAGATTCTCATACAACTTGATATTAATTACAAAGATATTATCGCATGATCTTAACATCCTTTAAGTGCGGCCATTTGGTAAATAATTACAATACACAGTTTTGTGCTGCATTAATTGAAGAGCTTCATGTTGTAACCTTTATAATCTCTTTACCCCTCATAATATACTATTATTTTATAATCTTTTTTTTTTCCGTTCATTGTTTTCATTTGGGTGGATCAACCTGTTGTTTTTGTTAAGTTGGTGTCTGTCTTATTCTGTTTGGAAGTAGGAAGGAATTTCAGGCTCATGTGTTTTTATAAATCGTGACTGCAATAATTAAGGGAGACTGCTAGACAACTGGCGGCAGGAATCATGTCTTACTGTCCTTAAAAGTGCTCAAAAATACACTTTTTTGGTTCAactttttttttttcttttatttttctgtTCAATACCATTATAAATTCACTTTGCATTTTTATAAAGTATAATTTGACTTAGTTCTAATTGTCATCTTGAAAGTAATCAAGTTGTTTGTTTGGATTGGTCTAAAGGGCCTACCAAACTTTTGTGATGACATTTTCATGTATGTTGCAAACAGGTGGGCCTAGCAGTTGCATCACGCAAATATGATCTTGCCGCAGATCTTCCTTTCAATCCCTCAGATATAATAAATCTACAACCTGTGGTGAAGCATTCAATTCCTGTTTGTTCGGTTGCTAAGGATCTTGTGGAAACTGGGAAGATCCAGTTGGCTGAGGTTTGAGCTTAATGAGATCccaaattaaatattaaataaatattataccAGTTTGTTAGCGATATCTTTGTTATCTTTGTACAGGGAATGCTAGGTGAAGCCTACAGTCTCTTTTCAGAAGCATTCACGATTCTTCAGCAGGTACATATCTATATTCTCTGTCATGGTTACTTTGTGTTCGTGGATATTTGTTTGTTTATTTGGATGGTTTCAATATCTTGTATTTAATCCATCACAGGTTACTGGTCCAATGCACAGGGAGGTTGCTAACTGCTGTCGGTATGTTCATGATCTGATATAATATTTGCTCTAGGTGAATCATAGTTCTTGTGAAGAGTAAATTGTTCTTCTAATCGAGTATTGATGGATCTGTGCTTTCAAGTTACTTGTCATGCCACTTCGACACATTGCTTCGCTCGCATATCTTTATAATAAGAAGCACAAAGCAGCTCTGGTTACTTGTAgttcaatttttattttatttattttattattttttgcCTAAAAGAAGTCTTTTGATGTTAGCCAAGTTTTTCCCAGATCTTtttatttctagttattgcaaTTTTTTCTAATTCAAAACTGGCTGCTTCACTGGTGCTTGCCTTTATTTTAAACATACTTTTCTGTTCAAAACTTAATATTGTGACTTTCTTGTTTTCAGGTACCTTGCCATGGTTCTATATCATGCAGGTGATATGGCTGGTGCAATAATGCAGCAGCACAGGGAACTTATCATAAATGAAAGGTGTCTTGGTCTAGACCATCCTGATACTGCTCACAGGTAAATGAATATTTAGATTTTAGTCTTTTAGTACCTATAATTTGCTTTATAAAGAGACAAAGACTTGAATGACTACCTTCAGAAAGGCATACTTCagtttatatattattttttttcttatcCATATACCTTATAAACACTTACTAATTACTATGTTATGTTTTACTGCAGTTATGGCAATATGGCTCTTTTCTACCATGGTCTTAATCAAACAGAACTTGCCTTAAGGCACATGTCCCGTGCATTACTCCTATTAAGTTTGTCATCAGGGCCTGATCACCCTGACGTGGCTGCAACATTTATAAATGTTGCAATGATGTATCAGGATACAGGAAAGATGAGCACAGCCCTTCGTTATTTGCAAGAAGCTTTGACGAAAAATGAGAGGCTTTTGGGCGAGGAACATATTCAAACTGCCGTGTGTTACCATGCTCTGGCAATTGCATTCAACTGTATGGGTGCTTTCAAGCTATCCCACCAGGCATGTATTAAATTGAATTAGCTGTTTCATGTTTTCTACAAACAATAATACTGCTGAATCCTATGTTGACAAAAGAAAGTTTTCTGGTATGACACAGCATGAGAAGAAAACATATGATATTCTTGTCAAACAACTGGGAGAGGAAGATTCCAGATCACGGGATTCCCAAAATTGGATGAATACATTCAAAATGCGAGAATTACAGGTGAGATATATCACTTAATTTTGTGACGACTATGCTACTAGGAGGTTCTTTTTATCTCTTGACAACATTACTCTTCTGCTCTTGGTTTTTTGCTAAATTTATTCTGCTCTTGGTTGTGAATGTTGCTATGACAGATGACTGCACAGAAGCAGAAAGGTCAGACACTAAATGCAGCGTCTACTCAAAAAGCTATTGACATTTTAAAGGTATGTAGAGTCACCTCAAAGCCAATAACATATTACAGGTTCTTACACTTCTCTTGATACACCCTTTGTGGGATATATCAAAGATTAAACAGCTCTTAGACATGAGAAGCCTTATCCTGGTGGTTCTGTTCTTGTTAATTTCTGATGTTGCAGAGCTAGTAATTTACTATTGTAACTGTGGCATTGCATTGTAGCATATATGAGTTCTTTTGCTTCTACTTCGTATATGTTTTTTCTTTGATTATAAATAAATTGGTACTACAATTTACTAATATTAAGCTTTTAATGTTTAAAAATTTTAACAGGTTCAATTTTTGTTAATTATTACATTTGATCTATGGTCCCatcttttttgtttttttttgaaatatgtCAAGTTACTATCTGCCATAAATTCTTCAATGTAAAGCTAATATTTAGAAAATGGTTTTATTAGTACATAATATTGGGAGAAAGCTATGATACTCCAACATACCTGATCTGAGTTTTTTTTATTATGTCCAAGTTGAGCATTCACTTTACAGGATGGAATTTATAATTGTGACATTAACAAGTGCTGATAGAACAATTTTTTTTTGTCACTTCAATATACCGCAACTATGTTCCACATTATTTTTACCTACTGTATTGTCACCTTTTACTACAACATGCTATCAAGTGATCTAATTTATCTTTATATTATTTGGTAGTCCTATCCTGATTTGGTACACGCGTTTCAAGCTGCTGCTGTATCTAGTCCTGCTAGTGGTTCTGCAAACAAAACCTTGAATGCAGCAATGGTTGGTGAGGCCTTCCCTCGAGGGAGGGGAGTTGATGAAAGAGCTGCTCGTGCTGCTGCAGAAGCCAGGAAAAAAGCTGCCGCGAGAGGTCTTTCAATACGCCCTCATGGCATATCAGTTCCTGTCCAAGCCTTATCACAGGTGCCAGAGATCTACAACATTATTAACCCCGGGGTAGCCCCCAATGTTCCTAAACCCGAGGAAGCAG is a window from the Apium graveolens cultivar Ventura chromosome 1, ASM990537v1, whole genome shotgun sequence genome containing:
- the LOC141662077 gene encoding clustered mitochondria protein; translation: MAGKSNRGRNKKGSHHPVEAVVSADVTGNDKSTEPVISADPIGNDKSSTESSKAAENGEVTVSEVNTTEHEVKESNTQNAENQEKQGESQLYTVPVKTQGKDKKLDLQLSPGDSVMDVRLFLLDAPETCFVTCYDLLFHAKDGTVHHLEDYHEISEVADVTSGGCSLEMVAALYDDRSIRAHVHRTRELLSLSTLHSSLSTSLALQHEAGKNSSASAGESNKTEVSELESLGFMEDVSDSLANLLSTPSKEIKCVESIVFSSLNPPPSYRRLVGDLIYLDVETLEGNKYCITGNTKTFYVNSSSGDRLDPKPTKNAAESTTLVELLQKISSKFKTGFDEILKRKGSAHPFENVQSLLPPNSWLGLYPVPDHKRDAARAENALTLSFGSELIGMQRDWNEELQSCWEFPHGTPQERILRDRALYKVTSDFVDAATSGAIGVISRCIPPINPTDPECFHMYVHNNIFFSFAVDADLEHLPRKQSLESNFKSEKINPSPTLYETVDKISDGAITVNGGDNIISELPVDASAEAQLAESEQATYASANNDLKGTKSYQEADVPGLYNLAMAIIDYRGHRVVAQSVLPGILQGDKSESLLYGSVDNGKKICWNEEFHSKVLEASKRLHIKEHKVLDGSGAVFSLAAPVECKGIVGSDDRHYLLDLMRVTPRDANYTGPGSRFCILRPELIAAYCQAKEIEQSKSKAKLEDSSSVSESPEVKDGEAQVKAKEDAVVADIKTQNMPEGEKAAAEECGSGHDAGTAKMCEDILFNPNVFTDFKLAGSHEEIKADEENVRKVGLYLRDVVLPKFNKDLCSLEVSPMDGQTLTDALHAHGINVRYIGKVADGAKHLPHLWDLCLNEIVVRSAKHIFKDFLRNSEDHELGPAMSRFLNCLFGNCQAISGKGVTSSSKVRTPNKDHTVHQASGKSIRGHGRLKQGVSVERKPMQYTGFTSDSLWSDIIEFAKVKYQFDLPEDARSRVKKISVIRNFCQKVGLAVASRKYDLAADLPFNPSDIINLQPVVKHSIPVCSVAKDLVETGKIQLAEGMLGEAYSLFSEAFTILQQVTGPMHREVANCCRYLAMVLYHAGDMAGAIMQQHRELIINERCLGLDHPDTAHSYGNMALFYHGLNQTELALRHMSRALLLLSLSSGPDHPDVAATFINVAMMYQDTGKMSTALRYLQEALTKNERLLGEEHIQTAVCYHALAIAFNCMGAFKLSHQHEKKTYDILVKQLGEEDSRSRDSQNWMNTFKMRELQMTAQKQKGQTLNAASTQKAIDILKSYPDLVHAFQAAAVSSPASGSANKTLNAAMVGEAFPRGRGVDERAARAAAEARKKAAARGLSIRPHGISVPVQALSQVPEIYNIINPGVAPNVPKPEEADKTKKVNGHPPRASGTVQDGQVKLEKGDETLAGLSGSSLPALGAEKKKSKAKGGA